The window AGGTGTGAAAGCCCCGGGCTTAACCTGGGAATTGCATTTCATACTGGGTCGCTAGAGTACTTTAGGGAGGGGTAGAATTCCACGTGTAGCGGTGAAATGCGTAGAGATGTGGAGGAATACCGAAGGCGAAGGCAGCCCCTTGGGAATGTACTGACGCTCATGTGCGAAAGCGTGGGGAGCAAACAGGATTAGATACCCTGGTAGTCCACGCTGTAAACGATGTCGATTTGGGGGTTGAGCTTTGAGCTTGGCGCCCGTAGCTAACGTGATAAATCGACCGCCTGGGGAGTACGGCCGCAAGGTTAAAACTCAAATGAATTGACGGGGGCCCGCACAAGCGGTGGAGCATGTGGTTTAATTCGATGCAACGCGAAGAACCTTACCTACTCTTGACATCCAGAGAACTTTCCAGAGATGGATTGGTGCCTTCGGGAACTCTGAGACAGGTGCTGCATGGCTGTCGTCAGCTCGTGTTGTGAAATGTTGGGTTAAGTCCCGCAACGAGCGCAACCCTTATCCTTTGTTGCCAGCGATTTGGTCGGGAACTCAAAGGAGACTGCCGGTGATAAACCGGAGGAAGGTGGGGATGACGTCAAGTCATCATGGCCCTTACGAGTAGGGCTACACACGTGCTACAATGGCGTATACAGAGGGAAGCGATAGTGCGAGCTGGAGCGAATCTCACAAAGTACGTCTAAGTCCGGATTGGAGTCTGCAACTCGACTCCATGAAGTCGGAATCGCTAGTAATCGCAAATCAGAATGTTGCGGTGAATACGTTCCCGGGCCTTGTACACACCGCCCGTCACACCATGGGAGTGGGTTGTACCAGAAGTAGATAGCTTAACCTTCGGGGGGGCGTTTACCACGGTATGATTCATGACTGGGGTGAAGTCGTAACAAGGTAACCGTAGGGGAACCTGCGGTTGGATCACCTCCTTACCAAAACGAGAGACAATAAGTGTCCACACAGATTGATTGATATATTGTAGACAATATCGAGCAGAAAGCCGTTATTCCCTTGGGTCTGTAGCTCAGGTGGTTAGAGCGCACCCCTGATAAGGGTGAGGTCGGTGGTTCAAGTCCACTCAGACCCACCACTCAAACTGAGTGAGTGATGAAGGTGAATAAGGTGGTAAATAAACGATGACATGGGGATATAGCTCAGCTGGGAGAGCGCCTGCCTTGCACGCAGGAGGTCAGCGGTTCGATCCCGCTTATCTCCACCACTTATCATCGTTAAGTAAATTGAGTGATTTAATGCTTAAAGTGCTTCAATGAGTTTATTTAACGATGATAACTGAAAATGTTATTTCTGTTCTTTAACAACCAGGAAACAAGCTGAAAAACTGAAGAGACTTTCAAGTCCTTTTAAGGGATAAGAAAAAGTCTGAGTAAGAAGAAAATCTTGATTGAACAAAAGCAATCAAGTGTTTAGTTGAAAACACAACATCAAGAATTTTTGAGGTTGTATAGTTAAGTGACTAAGCGTACAAGGTGGATGCCTTGGCAATCAGAGGCGAGGAAGGACGTGCTAATCTGCGAAAAGCTTGGATGAGTCGATAAGAGGCGTTTAATCCAAGATGTCCGAATGGGGAAACCCAGTAGATGAAGAATCTACTATCACTTACTGAATTCATAGGTAAGTGAGGCAAACCGGGAGAACTGAAACATCTAAGTACCCCGAGGAAAAGAAATCAACCGAGATTTCGTTAGTAGCGGCGAGCGAACGCGAAGGAGCCTGTTAGTGATAATGACAGAGACAGAGGAACAAGCTGGGAAGCTTGGCGATACAGGGTGATAGCCCCGTACTCGAAGTCCAGGTCATGGTACTAAGCTAACGACAAGTAGGGCGGGACACGTGATATCCTGTTTGAAGATGGGGGGACCATCCTCCAAGGCTAAATACTCCTGATTGACCGATAGTGAACCAGTACTGTGAAGGAAAGGCGAAAAGAACCCCGGTGAGGGGAGTGAAATAGAACCTGAAACCTTGTACGTACAAGCAGTGGGAGCCCTTTAAGGGTGACTGCGTACCTTTTGTATAATGGGTCAGCGACTTATATTTTGTAGCGAGGTTAACCGAATAGGGGAGCCGAAGGGAAACCGAGTCTTAACTGGGCGTCTAGTTGCAAGGTATAGACCCGAAACCCGGTGATCTAGCCATGGGCAGGTTGAAGGTTGGGTAACACTAACTGGAGGACCGAACCGACTAATGTTGAAAAATTAGCGGATGACTTGTGGCTGGGGGTGAAAGGCCAATCAAACCGGGAGATAGCTGGTTCTCCCCGAAATCTATTTAGGTAGAGCCTTGAGCGGACACCTTCGGGGGTAGAGCACTGTTTCGGCTAGGGGTCCATCCCGGATTACCAACCCGATGCAAACTACGAATACCGAAGAGTGATACTCAGGAGACACACGGCGGGTGCTAACGTCCGTCGTGGAGAGGGAAACAACCCAGACCGCCAGCTAAGGTCCCAAAGTCTATATTAAGTGGGAAACGAAGTGGGAAGGCTTAGACAGCTAGGATGTTGGCTTAGAAGCAGCCATCATTTAAAGAAAGCGTAATAGCTCACTAGTCGAGTCGGCCTGCGCGGAAGATGTAACGGGGCTCAAATATAGCACCGAAGCTGCGGCATCAGACGTAAGTCTGTTGGGTAGGGGAGCGTTCTGTAAGCGGATGAAGGTGAATCGAGAGGTTTGCTGGACGTATCAGAAGTGCGAATGCTGACATAAGTAACGATAAAACGGGTGAAAAACCCGTTCGCCGGAAGACCAAGGGTTCCTGTCCAACGTTAATCGGGGCAGGGTGAGTCGGCCCCTAAGGCGAGGCTGAAAAGCGTAGTCGATGGGAAACGGGTTAATATTCCCGTACTTGGATAAACTGCGATGTGGGGACGGAGCAGGTTAGGTTATCGCACTGTTGGATATGTGCGTTTAAGTTGGTAGGTGAGAAGTTTAGGCAAATCCGGACTTCTTTAACACTGAGAGATGATGACGAGGCTCTACGGAGCTGAAGTAACCGATACCACACTTCCAGGAAAAGCCACTAAGCTTCAGGTTTATCTAAACCGTACTGAAAACCGACACAGGTGGTCAGGTAGAGAATACTCAGGCGCTTGAGAGAACTCGGGTGAAGGAACTAGGCAAAATAGCACCGTAACTTCGGGAGAAGGTGCGCCGGCGTAGATTGTAGTCCCTCGCGGGCGAAGGTTGAACCGGTCGAAGATACCAGCTGGCTGCAACTGTTTATTAAAAACACAGCACTCTGCAAACACGAAAGTGGACGTATAGGGTGTGATGCCTGCCCGGTGCTGGAAGGTTAATTGATGGTGTAATCGAAAGAGAAGCTCCTGATCGAAGCCCCAGTAAACGGCGGCCGTAACTATAACGGTCCTAAGGTAGCGAAATTCCTTGTCGGGTAAGTTCCGACCTGCACGAATGGCATAATGATGGCCAGGCTGTCTCCACCCGAGACTCAGTGAAATTGAAATCGCCGTGAAGATGCGGTGTACCCGCGGCTAGACGGAAAGACCCCGTGAACCTTTACTATAGCTTGACACTGAACATTGAATTTTGATGTGTAGGATAGGTGGGAGACTATGAAGATGATACGCCAGTATTGTTGGAGTCGACCTTGAAATACCACCCTTTAACGTTTGATGTTCTAACGAAGATTACGAAACGTGGTCTCGGACAGTGTCTGGTGGGTAGTTTGACTGGGGCGGTCTCCTCCCAAAGAGTAACGGAGGAGCACGAAGGTTTGCTAATGACGGTCGGACATCGTCAGGTTAGTGCAATGGTATAAGCAAGCTTAACTGCGAGACAGACAAGTCGAGCAGGTACGAAAGTAGGTCATAGTGATCCGGTGGTTCTGAATGGAAGGGCCATCGCTCAACGGATAAAAGGTACTCCGGGGATAACAGGCTGATACCGCCCAAGAGTTCATATCGACGGCGGTGTTTGGCACCTCGATGTCGGCTCATCACATCCTGGGGCTGAAGTAGGTCCCAAGGGTATGGCTGTTCGCCATTTAAAGTGGTACGCGAGCTGGGTTTAGAACGTCGTGAGACAGTTCGGTCCCTATCTGCCGTGGGCGTTGGAGAATTGATTGGGGCTGCTCCTAGTACGAGAGGACCGGAGTGGACGCACCACTGGTGTTCCGGTTGTGTCGCCAGACGCATTGCCGGGTAGCTAAGTGCGGAAGAGATAAGTGCTGAAAGCATCTAAGCACGAAACTTGCCAAGAGATGAGTTCTCCCTGTCTTTAAGACAGTAAGGGTTGTTTAAGACTAAGACGTAGATAGGCATGGTGTGTAAGCGGTGCGAGCCGTTGAGCTAACATGTACTAATTGCCCGAGAGGCTTAACTATACAACGCTCAAGGGTTTTGGGTGTTGGGTAAGACGAAGAAACTCAGAGAAGAAAGAGAAAGTTTTGAAGTGAATCAGCTTGTTTGGTTGTGAGCACTAGAGATAGTGAGAGCAGAGTAGAGAAAAGTTATTAAAGGAATAATCCTGGCGGCGATAGAGCGGTGGTCCCACCTGACCCCATACCGAACTCAGAAGTGAAACGCCGATGCGCCGATGGTAGTGTGGGGCTTCCCCATGTGAGAGTAGGACACCGCCAGGTACTGAATGTGAACCCCGAGCTGAATGGCTTGGGGTTTTTGTTTATGGATATTTTCAATATTTTAGCAAAGCGTTGATTCTATGATACAATCACCGCCGTAATTTTAATAAAACAAGAGAAAATTTGGAGCATAACCATGAAAAAACTAGCACTTGTATCCCTCCTTTTCGGGGCAATTTGGTTTGCTCAATCGGCAGAAGCTAACACTATTTTTTCGTGTAAAACCACGAATAATAAATATATTGAAGTGAATAAAATAAACGATGAGATTTATGAATATAAATTTGGATCAGCATCTAAGAATGAATTAACGTTGCGTAATAAAAAATCTGAACTACTTGGGCGATCAGAAAGATGGACTGGTATTGGCAGAGGGCGTTGGTCAATAATGTCATTCCAAAAAGGCGAATATATTTACCAAGTTTATGTTAATTTAGATTCTATTGATCACACGACTGAAAGTGGTGTCGATGTAAAATATAAAGGGCAGCAGCTTACTAGTATCTTATGTACAGAAGAAACGGCTAAAAGTAATTTAGATGATGAAGAGTTTGCTTGGTAGAAAAAAATCAGCTCTTTTCGAGCTGATTTGATAATTAAGCTAGCCTCGGCCACCAACGGTAATGGTTGTGTCGCCAGACGCATTGCCGGGTAGCTAAGTGCGGAAGATATAAGTGCTGAAAGCATCTAAGCACGAAACTTGCCAAGAGATGAGTTCTCCCAGATTTAAAATCTGTAAGGATTGTTTAAGACTAAGACGTAGATAGGTCTGGTGTGTAAGCGGTGCGAGCCGTTGAGCTAACAGATACTAATTGCCCGAGAGGCTTAACTATACAACGCTCAAGGGTTTTGGGTGTTGGGTAAGACGAGACTCAGAGAAGAAATTTTTTAGGTTAAATCAGCTTGTTTGGTTGTGAGACACTAGAGATAGTGAGAGCAGAAAGAGATAGAAGAAGTTATTAAAGGAATAATCCTGGTGGCGATAGAGCGGTGGTCCCACCTGACCCCATACCGAACTCAGAAGTGAAACGCCGATGCGCGATGGTAGTATGGGGTTTCCCCATGTGAGAGTAGGACACCGCCAGGTACTGAATGTAGAACCCCGAGCTGAATAGCTTGGGTTTTTGTTTTATATAAAATATTAGAATTCATACATAAATGAGCCTAATAATGATAAAATCTTCGCCTATTTCTAGATAGCAATAATTATGAAAAAACAGATAAGTAAGATCTTTTCCAGTGATGGCGAATTGAGTAAGAATATCAAAGGATTTAAGCCACGAGCAGAACAGCTCGAAATGGCTCAATCTGTAGGATATGCTATTCAACATAAGCGACCGCTTGTTGTAGAAGCTGGAACAGGTACTGGAAAGACTTTTGCTTATTTGGCGCCGGCACTCATTGCTGGAAAGAAAACGATTATTTCAACCGGCTCTAAAAATCTACAAGATCAGCTTTTTTCAAGAGATCTACCTGCCATAAAAAAAGCCTTAAATTATTCTGGAAAAATTGCGTTATTGAAAGGACGATCCAATTATTTGTGTTTGGAGCGTCTGGATCAGATTATTGCTCAAGGTGTGCTTGGGGATAAATCTGTTTTAGCCGATTTAAGTAAAGTAAGAAAATGGAATAATGCGACGAAAACAGGTGATTTGACAGAATGTATTGAATTGGCTGAAGATAGCCCAATTTTGCCTCAATTGACGAGTACGGCAGAAAGTTGTTTGGGAACAGATTGTCCCAACTACGCTGAATGCTATGTAGCACACGCTCGTAAAAAAGCGTTAAATGCCGATCTTGTTGTTGTAAATCACCACCTTTTCTTTGCTGATATGGCGGTAAAAGAAAGTGGCTTTGGTGAGCTTATTCCCAATGCAGAAGTCATCATCTTTGATGAAGCACATCAACTTCCCGATATAGCTAGCCAGTATTTTGGCCAATCATTAACCTCTCGCCAGCTATTTGATTTATGTAAAGATATCAATATTGTTTATCGAACAGAATTGAAAGATATGCCACAGCTTGGCACAACTGCAGATACATTGCTTAAAGTCATTCAGGATTTCCGTCTTCTACTTGGTGAAGGAAATCAGCGAGGAAATTGGCGTGAGCTATTTAAACAAAGTGCGGTCAAAAAATCGGTTGAATTATTACAAGAAAAAATTGAGTTTCTTTCTGAAGTTATCAAGATTGCATTAGGCCGCACTCAGACTTTGGATAGTATTTTTGAACGCACTGAAAGTATCAAAAATCAATTAAAGCGTCTTTGTGATACGGCCATTGTGGGTTATTGTTATTGGTACGAAAGTATGGGGCGACAATTTGGTTTACATATTACGCCACTGACTGTCGCAGATAAATTTGGCGAACAGCTAAATAATAAAGAAGCAGCTTGGATTTTCACTTCTGCCACTCTTGAAGTGGGTGGTACTTTTAATCATTTCTGTCAGCGGCTTGGTATTGAGCAAGTAGAGCAGAAAATTCTTTACAGTCCTTTTGATTATCCTAATCAATCGCTACTTTGCGTGCCACGTTATTTACCGGCAACGAATCAAAATAATACGTTACAATCTCTTGGTGAAATGTTGTTGCCTATCATTGAAGCGAATAAAGGTAGATGCTTTGTACTTTGTACTTCCTATTTAATGATGAGAGGCTTGGCAGAGTATTTTAGAGAAAATAGTGAGCTTTCTATTTTATTACAAGGTGAAATGCCTAAAGCTAAATTACTCGAACAATTTATTCAGGAAACTCATAGCGTACTAGTTGCTACTTCTAGCTTTTGGGAAGGTGTGGATGTACGTGGTGATGCCCTTTCCTTAGTCATTATTGATAAATTGCCTTTTACCGCACCAGATGAACCTTTACTAAAAGCACGTATTGAAGATTGCCGATTACAAGGTGGCGATCCATTTAATGATATACAGATTCCTGAAGCGGTTATTACGCTGAAACAAGGTGTAGGACGTCTAATTCGAGATGTAACAGATCGTGGTGCGGTAATTATTTGTGATAATCGTCTTGTGATGCGAAATTATGGCGAAACCTTTCTAAAAAGTTTACCTAATTCAACCCGTACCCGAGATCTCAACAAAGTGGTACAATTCTTACAAAATGAGAAAATGGATTAATCATGAAAAATATCACTTTATTAGCACTTGATACTTCAACAGAAGCCTGTTCTGTTGCACTTTGGCATAAAGGCGAAAAAACACATCTTGATGAATTAGCACAACGTACACATACAAAACGTATTCTTCCAATGGTTGATGAGTTACTTGCCAATTCAGGTATCAATTTGAAGCAAGTAGATGCGTTAGCCTTTGGACGCGGCCCGGGTAGTTTTACTGGTGTTCGTGTTGGTGCAGGGATTGCTCAAGGGCTTGCATTAGGGGCTGATTTGCCTGTTATTGCAGTATCAAATTTAACTGCAATGGCTCAGGCTGCATTTGAATTACATCAAGCTGAAAATGTGGCAGCTGCCATTGATGCGAGAATGAATGAAGTTTATTTTTCTCAAGTAAAACGAGAAAAAGTGCGCTCAGAATTGGGTGAGCTTTTCCAATGGAACCCTGTCATTGAAGAACAAGTTTGCCAACCAGAAAAAGTGCTTGAACAACTTTCAGATTTAACCGCTTATCGAGTCGGAACAGGTTGGGCTGTGTATCCTCAATTTAAAGACAGTGGTTTAGAAGGGAGTGATATTATTTTACCTTCTGCACAATATATGCTTGAGCTTGCTTTAACAGATTATGCTCAGAATAAAATCATATCCGCCTTAGAAATTGAACCTGTTTATTTGCGTAATGAAGTAACTTGGAAAAAATTACCTGGGCGTGAATAATTTTCAAAAAGGAGTTGAAGATGAATAAAAAAACGATTTTAGTTTTGACCGCACTTTCGGCCACATTAGTGGGATGTGTCAATGCACCGAAAGGGCTGGAAAAAGAGCAGTTTACTTTAAAATCATTATCTTCAATTCAACCGAGTGATTATAGCTGTCAGTGCAAATCAATTCGTTTAGGTGGGAAAGTATTAACCGCACAAGCCTTGCCGAATAAAACTAAAATTGAAGTCTTAAGCTATCCCGTTTATTCAACTTCAGCAAAACCGATGATTGATGAACAACCTAATGGACGTTTTATCACTTACCTTGATGGTTTTGTGGAGCCAGAAAGCTTAAAAGATCAATTTATTACAATTGGCGGTACCTTGCTGAAAACAGAACAAGGCAAGGTCGATCAAGCCAATTATTTTTATCCAGTCATTAAAACCAATCATTATCGTGTTTGGAAGCTTTCGCAAAGCTATTATTATCCAGATGATATGTGGGATGATTGGGGCTTTTTCGGTAGACGACCGTATTATTGGTATGGCGAGCCTGAAATTCGCTATTATCTCTATTAACTACATGATAAAATTAAGAAAATTTTCCAAAGAATAAGGATAAAAAATGGAAAAAGTTTGGTTTCAAAATTATCCAGAAGGTTCACCTACCACGCTGGATACATCCAAGTATGATTCGATTCTCGATATTTTAGATAAAGCAATTCGTGAGCACCCAGACCGTCCCGCCTATATCAACATGGGGCAGGTTTTAACATTTCGTAAATTAGAAGAGCGTAGCCGTGCATTTGCTGCTTATTTACAAAATGAATTGAAGTTAGAACGTGGTGAGCGTGTTGCATTGATGATGCCTAATTTATTGCAATACCCAATTGCACTTTTCGGTATCTTACGTGCAGGTTTAGTTGTGGTGAACGTGAATCCGCTTTATACCCCTCGTGAATTAGAACATCAGTTGCAAGACAGCGGTGCAACAGCGATAGTTGTGGTCTCAAACTTTGCTTCAACCTTAGAAAAAATTGTATTTAATACTAACGTGAAGCACGTGATTTTAACAAGAATGGGCGATCAGCTTTCTTTTGGTAAGCGTAATTTGGTCAATTTTGTGGTGAAATACGTCAAAAAATTAGTGCCAAAATATAAATTACCGAATGCAGTGACTTTCCGTGAAGTGTTAAGTATTGGTAAATATCGCCAATATGTTCGTCCTCAAGTGGATCGTGAAGATTTAGCCTTCTTACAATATACAGGCGGAACGACAGGTGTTGCTAAGGGCGCAATGCTGACACATGGCAATATTATTACCAATATTTTCCAAGCGAAGTGGATTGCAGAGCCATTTATTGGCGATCATGCTAAGCAACGTGTTGCCGTACTGGCTTTACCGCTTTATCATGTCTTCGCCTTAACGGTAAACTGTTTACTTTTCTTAGAGCTTGGCGTGACTGCGCTTTTAATTACGAATCCACGTGATATTGATGGCTTTGTTAAAGAGCTCAAAAAATACCGCTTTGAAGCGATTACAGGGGTAAATACCTTGTTTAATGCGCTGCTTAATAATGAAAATTTCAAAGAAGTGGATTTTTCACGATTAAAACTTTCTGTTGGCGGCGGTATGGCGATCCAACAATCAGTCGCCACACGTTGGCATGATTTAACCGGCTGTAACATTATTGAAGGTTACGGCATGACTGAATGTTCACCGCTAATTGCTGCTTGTCCGATTAATGTGGTGAAACACAATGGAACAA is drawn from Haemophilus parainfluenzae and contains these coding sequences:
- a CDS encoding ATP-dependent DNA helicase; amino-acid sequence: MKKQISKIFSSDGELSKNIKGFKPRAEQLEMAQSVGYAIQHKRPLVVEAGTGTGKTFAYLAPALIAGKKTIISTGSKNLQDQLFSRDLPAIKKALNYSGKIALLKGRSNYLCLERLDQIIAQGVLGDKSVLADLSKVRKWNNATKTGDLTECIELAEDSPILPQLTSTAESCLGTDCPNYAECYVAHARKKALNADLVVVNHHLFFADMAVKESGFGELIPNAEVIIFDEAHQLPDIASQYFGQSLTSRQLFDLCKDINIVYRTELKDMPQLGTTADTLLKVIQDFRLLLGEGNQRGNWRELFKQSAVKKSVELLQEKIEFLSEVIKIALGRTQTLDSIFERTESIKNQLKRLCDTAIVGYCYWYESMGRQFGLHITPLTVADKFGEQLNNKEAAWIFTSATLEVGGTFNHFCQRLGIEQVEQKILYSPFDYPNQSLLCVPRYLPATNQNNTLQSLGEMLLPIIEANKGRCFVLCTSYLMMRGLAEYFRENSELSILLQGEMPKAKLLEQFIQETHSVLVATSSFWEGVDVRGDALSLVIIDKLPFTAPDEPLLKARIEDCRLQGGDPFNDIQIPEAVITLKQGVGRLIRDVTDRGAVIICDNRLVMRNYGETFLKSLPNSTRTRDLNKVVQFLQNEKMD
- a CDS encoding Slp family lipoprotein, with the translated sequence MNKKTILVLTALSATLVGCVNAPKGLEKEQFTLKSLSSIQPSDYSCQCKSIRLGGKVLTAQALPNKTKIEVLSYPVYSTSAKPMIDEQPNGRFITYLDGFVEPESLKDQFITIGGTLLKTEQGKVDQANYFYPVIKTNHYRVWKLSQSYYYPDDMWDDWGFFGRRPYYWYGEPEIRYYLY
- the fadD gene encoding long-chain-fatty-acid--CoA ligase FadD → MEKVWFQNYPEGSPTTLDTSKYDSILDILDKAIREHPDRPAYINMGQVLTFRKLEERSRAFAAYLQNELKLERGERVALMMPNLLQYPIALFGILRAGLVVVNVNPLYTPRELEHQLQDSGATAIVVVSNFASTLEKIVFNTNVKHVILTRMGDQLSFGKRNLVNFVVKYVKKLVPKYKLPNAVTFREVLSIGKYRQYVRPQVDREDLAFLQYTGGTTGVAKGAMLTHGNIITNIFQAKWIAEPFIGDHAKQRVAVLALPLYHVFALTVNCLLFLELGVTALLITNPRDIDGFVKELKKYRFEAITGVNTLFNALLNNENFKEVDFSRLKLSVGGGMAIQQSVATRWHDLTGCNIIEGYGMTECSPLIAACPINVVKHNGTIGVPVPNTDIKIIKDDGSEAQLGEAGELWVKGEQVMRGYWQRPEATAEVLKDGWMATGDIVIMDESYSLRIVDRKKDMILVSGFNVYPNEIEDVVMLNYKVAEVVAIGVPHEVSGETIKIFVVKKDDSLTRDELRQHCRQHLTGYKVPKDIEFRDELPKSNVGKILRRVLRDEEIAKRSQH
- the tsaB gene encoding tRNA (adenosine(37)-N6)-threonylcarbamoyltransferase complex dimerization subunit type 1 TsaB codes for the protein MKNITLLALDTSTEACSVALWHKGEKTHLDELAQRTHTKRILPMVDELLANSGINLKQVDALAFGRGPGSFTGVRVGAGIAQGLALGADLPVIAVSNLTAMAQAAFELHQAENVAAAIDARMNEVYFSQVKREKVRSELGELFQWNPVIEEQVCQPEKVLEQLSDLTAYRVGTGWAVYPQFKDSGLEGSDIILPSAQYMLELALTDYAQNKIISALEIEPVYLRNEVTWKKLPGRE